AGACCAACGCGCGGCTGTTGACGATTTTCGTCGGCGGGCGGTCCGCGCCCATGTGCAGCAGCAGGTTCAGGCCCGATACGTCCTGGCTGAGCACCTCGAGGGAGTTGCGATGGACGAAGAAGGCGTGCGCGTCCTGCAGGTTCTCCAGCGCGGGGCGCCAGTTGGCCTGCCACTGCTGCTCGGAGAACTGCACGAGGGCGGACTCGTCGAAGAACTCCGGTGGCACGTCCTCCTCGATCGGCGCGGGATCGCCGGACCCCATCCAGATGAAGACGAGCCCCTTCAGCGTGCGGGTCGGGTAGGACCGGGCCGCCGCCTTGCCCCGCTCGACGAACTTCGACTTCGCGCCCTCGCCGAGGAATGCGACGGTTGCGCCGGTCTCGTCGAAGGTCAGGCCGTGGTACGGGCAGGTGATGGTCCCGGCGAAGATGCACTGACCGGCGCCGAGCGAGGCGTTGCGATGCGGGCACCAGTTGGTCAGGGCGACGACGTTGCCCTTCTTGCCGCGGAAGAACACCACGTCCTGGCCGAGCAGCTGCCGGCGCAGCGGCTTGCGCCGGCCGACCTTCGCGACCGCGACAGCGGGGTACCAGTACTCGGTCAGCCCGAGCGGCGGCATCTGATCCCGGATGCCCAGCCCCGGGCGGTTGCCGTTGCTGGGAGCCGGCGTCGGCGCAGTGAGAGGTGGGACGATCGGAGTTGCCGGAAGCGTCCTGTCGTCAATGGTCATGATCCACCTCGTCTCCGGACAGTTCAGATATTGTATCGCAGATCGAATAGCGCAGCAACGCGGTGTGGCGCGCCGCGAGCAACTCGATTCCGGATCTGATATCGCACGCTACGATCTGCGGATGAGCATCGGCAGCGTCGAGATCGGCCGGGTCCAGCACACCTCGATGTCGGACCAGGTCGCCGCCATGTTGCGACGGATGGTCCTGTCGCGTCAGTTGGCGCCGGGCGAGCGCATCCGGCAGGCGGCCCTGGCGGAGCAGTTGGGTGTCAGCACGATGCCGGTCCGGGAAGCGTTGTTGCGTCTGGTGAGCGAAGGCATGGTCATCGCCGACGTCAACCGGTCCTTCAAGGTGGCCAACACGACCGAGGACGGCATCCGCGACATCTACTGGGCACACTCGATCATCGCCGGCGAGTTGACCGCCCGCGCCGTGGACAAGCACAGCGAGGCTCTGCTCAGTCTGCTGAAGGCCAGCAACGCCGACTACCGCAAGGCGCAGAAGGCCGACGACAAGGACGGCGTATTCCAGGCGAACTGGCGCTTCCACACCGCGATCAACCGCGCGGCCGACTCACCCAGCCTGGCGAACGTTCTGAAGAACACCATCCGGTTCCTGCCCGACTTCGCCTTCGAGGTGAAGGGCTGGAGCGAACTCGCCGGCCGCTGGCAGACCGGGCTGATCAAGGAGTTCACCGCCGAGGACCGGGAGGCGGCTCGCGAGGTTGTGCACCTCAGCCTCCGCAAGGCCGCCGACCTTTTCGTACAGACCTTCTGGTCCGCCGACAACTCGTAGGGCAT
This Sporichthyaceae bacterium DNA region includes the following protein-coding sequences:
- a CDS encoding GntR family transcriptional regulator, which encodes MSIGSVEIGRVQHTSMSDQVAAMLRRMVLSRQLAPGERIRQAALAEQLGVSTMPVREALLRLVSEGMVIADVNRSFKVANTTEDGIRDIYWAHSIIAGELTARAVDKHSEALLSLLKASNADYRKAQKADDKDGVFQANWRFHTAINRAADSPSLANVLKNTIRFLPDFAFEVKGWSELAGRWQTGLIKEFTAEDREAAREVVHLSLRKAADLFVQTFWSADNS
- a CDS encoding aromatic ring-hydroxylating dioxygenase subunit alpha; the protein is MTIDDRTLPATPIVPPLTAPTPAPSNGNRPGLGIRDQMPPLGLTEYWYPAVAVAKVGRRKPLRRQLLGQDVVFFRGKKGNVVALTNWCPHRNASLGAGQCIFAGTITCPYHGLTFDETGATVAFLGEGAKSKFVERGKAAARSYPTRTLKGLVFIWMGSGDPAPIEEDVPPEFFDESALVQFSEQQWQANWRPALENLQDAHAFFVHRNSLEVLSQDVSGLNLLLHMGADRPPTKIVNSRALVFENPRFFDFIDSHQERKSTVARQEFRESYPKLDGALWPRTETRLKLARVMGFLRRHLRPKADWLVEDEEWAQGVHLPTTFRLDYQTHIYSRTVTPRDEKQSWVFYYNTTYPKSPLHRRYRVLNYRLYYNWKQHRNFSGQDKRIVEAIDYEQPQERFSSSDAFPLAFRHLVVEHARQPRSTR